From Antechinus flavipes isolate AdamAnt ecotype Samford, QLD, Australia chromosome 1, AdamAnt_v2, whole genome shotgun sequence:
AGTAGGAGGCGGGCCGCTGTCCACACTCCCCCCGTTACCTCTTGCTTCGCAAGTTGGGGGGGCATAGCCAGCATCGCAGTGGCAATGTCTCAAGTTGTTGCACACCCCCCTCCTGTGACATCTGGCAGCCGCGTCGCACTCCGGGCCAGGCAACCTGGTATCAGAGCACGTGTGGTTGAGGCAGACCTTGTTCGGGCCGCACACGGTCCCACTGGCCACCCCTCCTCCGTCAGAGACTTCCTCCCCCACGTAGAGGTCCGCCCCCCAGCACCACGTGTCCTCGTGGCGCACCTGGATCAAGGTGTGGTGCTTCCGAGTCCGGGGCAGCCTCTGCACGTTCTCACACATGAGTCTCCCACACTTGAtgtctttttcctcacactttgAAAAGACCTGGTACAGCCTAGGAGATTCACCGCCACAGTGCCCAAACCGGTCGCCCTGGGTGTTCAGGAGCCGGTAACAGCTCTCCCGGGCGGCCCGAGAGCCTTTACCGAAGACCTCGGCACACTGTCGATCCAGACTCCGGCAACGCCCCCGATAGCAAAACCCTTGCCCCGCGCACGGGGTGCCATCTTGTTTGTAGACGTCCGGCTGGCACCACATGGAGGTCCCGTTGCAGTACTCAGGGAGGTCGCACTCATTCTTCCTGGGACGGCAGACCCTGCCGCTTAATTGAAACCTGCAGCCTTCACAGCAGGGCCCAAAAGCGCACGCAGAATATCGGGTCATCCTACAGGTGGGCAGGCAGCAAGGGTCCCGGGCACAGGTCGCTTCGCTGCCGCAGTCACACTCCTCCCCTCTGTCTAACACTCGGTTCCCACAGATAGACAGTGTCATTACGTGCCGAGGGTCCGGCTTGTCGTGGAGGCAGGCCCCTTTGTGTACCCGCAGATACTCGTACAGGTTGCTAGTGCTACAGTTGCTGAAGCGCTTCTCATGGGCAATCAACTCATGCATGATGCAAAAAAAGAATTCCCCGCACAAACAGCCTCTGTGGTCGTGCTCCATCCCTAAGTTGTGGCCCAGCTCGTGGGCCATGAGGGTAGCGAAGCGGGCCACGTCTTCGTGATAGAAGGATTCCACGGCCGCAGCGTTCCCGTACACACAGGCTCCTTCGAAGTAAGCGTTGCCCACCACGTTGCCGGGATTATGCCCCACGATCAGATGGGCCACATCGTGGACCGCCCTCCTGAAGAGCGTCTGAATCCTCCACCTGTTGAAAACGAGAAGGGCCGGTCTCATCTGGCTCGGGAGATCGATCAGATTTCTCTGCGTCCAGATCTCCAGGCCGATCAGCACGACTTTGATGTTGACTTTGCGCGTGTAGGTGTTGACCTGCGAGATGACGTCCATCACCATCTGGGTGGTCTTGCTCGTGTTTCTGTTCCACTTTTGGAACCTGTTGTTGTCCACCACCACAAACATCTCCACGTACTTGGTGTGGGACCAGACGTAATTCAAAGATTTTGCCGGAGCATCCTCCCCAGAGTCATCAGTGTCCAAGCCATCTTGTTTCCCTTCTAAATGGCGACTGAATTGGAGATGGTCTTTTTCAGGTCCCTTGCAGGAATCCGATGGGCCCCTTTTCATTTGGTACAGGACGTGCTCAAACTTATTTGAAGTGTCAATGGGCTCAATGTTATAGACAGTTTTCTCCATGGTTATTGTACCCTTGAGGCCCGAGCAGGTACTAAGAGACACGAGGGACCCCACGTTGCTTTCCACATATCCGTCATAGTAACAGTCATCGGGGAGAAAAGGCATGTCCAGCCCCAGCTTGCCATCGTAATAGGTGTACACGGGGAAGTTCTTGGCAAACATCCCTCTCTTTTGCTTCAGATGGATCACCTGCCTCTTGCCCCTCATAAATAGCGAATAGGAGATTTTTGCtgctctttccccttccctgggCGTTAATCTCTTGGGGATGACTATTTCATAGGAAGAATAATTGACTGGCCCTAAGGCACAAAGAATGCCCGGAAGGAGAACCACTATCAATAGAGAGAAGAATCCTAGACTGAAATGGGAGGACTCCAGCCCAAGACCCCACTCCCACATCCAGGGCACTCTGAAAGaaacctctctctcttcctcatccatGGCCACTTGGCTCCCCAGGAGGGGAGTCAGGGGGCATAATTCAGGCTATATCCCCAGACATGACCTGAGGGAAGCAGCTGATAATGTTGGGCTTCTGCCCTTAACTCCTCACTTTGGATTCTGGTCCTCTCAAAGACATGACCTTGAAGCTCTGTAGGCTGTTTATTCCCCTCTCAGAGATTTCTTAGGATTTCAAGGGGCCCTCTGACTCCCCCCCTCTTTGGCTCTTAGGGTTCCAGTCTGCGTTCTCCTATGGCAGTGGGCAGTCTCAGCCCTCTCCAAATCTCTGTGGTATCTGAGATCAATTTCTTCTGCCCTCACAGTAGGTATACTGACTGCACATGTCTTAGTATCTTGTTCCTGGACAGCacttggtgaaaaaaaaatctctcccttcccttttatcctccatcacaATGGAAACCCCACCCCACCCTTTGAATCCAAGACATCTAGGTGGGGGAGTGAGGGAGTGGGTGGGGCTCAGTCTGCTTGCTTTCCCTTTGTCCAAAGCcagtattatttttcctttggtctCACATTCTTAATGAGGTCTCTGATTCAGACCTTTCTCCTGGCCAAAAGTTTTTGGCCTGACCCTTATCAAGGGGCAGCCAGGCCATTATGTCTGAGGAGTTCAGATTGGGTGACTATTTATGCTATTCAAGAATTCGAGATTGTCCACTGCCCCTTTCTTTGGAATGATGGCTACATGCAGAGAGTACCATCCTACTTGACCGATGTCACTTGCCAATATAAAGAACAGACAGCATGGTCCTGGGAGGGCATAGAGTGGGAACAGCAGAATCTGGGCAGTTTCTCTTGGGTTCCAGGGGTAGAATGGGACAGGgtgtcagaaaggcctggagagagacttacatgaactgatgctaaatgaggtGATTAGAAggaggagaacattgtacatggcaacaagaagattataggatgatcaattctgatggatgtggcttttttctaCAGTGAgggtaattcaagacaattccaaaaagacttgtgatggagagtgccatctgtacccagaagaGGAACTAcagaaactga
This genomic window contains:
- the LOC127548511 gene encoding disintegrin and metalloproteinase domain-containing protein 1a-like; this translates as MFAKNFPVYTYYDGKLGLDMPFLPDDCYYDGYVESNVGSLVSLSTCSGLKGTITMEKTVYNIEPIDTSNKFEHVLYQMKRGPSDSCKGPEKDHLQFSRHLEGKQDGLDTDDSGEDAPAKSLNYVWSHTKYVEMFVVVDNNRFQKWNRNTSKTTQMVMDVISQVNTYTRKVNIKVVLIGLEIWTQRNLIDLPSQMRPALLVFNRWRIQTLFRRAVHDVAHLIVGHNPGNVVGNAYFEGACVYGNAAAVESFYHEDVARFATLMAHELGHNLGMEHDHRGCLCGEFFFCIMHELIAHEKRFSNCSTSNLYEYLRVHKGACLHDKPDPRHVMTLSICGNRVLDRGEECDCGSEATCARDPCCLPTCRMTRYSACAFGPCCEGCRFQLSGRVCRPRKNECDLPEYCNGTSMWCQPDVYKQDGTPCAGQGFCYRGRCRSLDRQCAEVFGKGSRAARESCYRLLNTQGDRFGHCGGESPRLYQVFSKCEEKDIKCGRLMCENVQRLPRTRKHHTLIQVRHEDTWCWGADLYVGEEVSDGGGVASGTVCGPNKVCLNHTCSDTRLPGPECDAAARCHRRGVCNNLRHCHCDAGYAPPTCEARGNGGSVDSGPPPTPRTHISAPWTTVSRGTMRPPTPTSSPAPILAPTVSPAPAPTTVTAKISTATTAPVPTTSILPPAVSPSPSQQASPPGIIITPSARLTSGLRGLRAQHVLCGKLLCEHVRRLPRMRKHHTLIQVPLGDAWCWAADLFEGTPCPLPGHPSRVIL